The following nucleotide sequence is from Phocoena sinus isolate mPhoSin1 chromosome 14, mPhoSin1.pri, whole genome shotgun sequence.
aCTCAGGTGAAGGGGTGCAACCGCCAGGCTTGCGGGGTGCCTGGCACCGGGCGAGTCTCCAGAACCGCCAGCCATTTGCGCCAGGGGCATGGGGAGGGCAGGCAGTTCCCGAGCCTCCCTGGGAGCTGGGCCCTTTACGTCCCAGACACAGGCTGTGGGACGGAGGAAGGCGGCAGCCGGCCCAGGGAGCCGCCTGCTGCTGGGCATTGTCACCCCACACCCCAGGGTCCTTGGGCTCCTGAGACCTCTGATGTGGGGCCCGAAGGCCCCACCCTCCTCCACTTGCTCCCGACTTTCCCTCTTTCACACAGTGGACGTTGTTGTTGTTTGAAGAGCTTCGGGATTGAAGAGTCCAGAGCCCCTGGACCAGAGCTCTGAGGTCCCTCCTGGTCCTAGCTCTCGTCCTTGCTGCTCTGGCAGCCAGAACCTGGGGACAGGCAAGAGGGGTGGAATACGGCCTCTGGGCCAACAGGGAAACACAAGGAAGATGCCTGTGGGGGCATCCAACAGCTGAGGGTGAGCCCCCGAGGAGGAGGGGCGAACAGGACCCCAGCCACACACAGAGAAGGGTCggggtgtgggaggaggggcCGGAAGAGGGAAGACGATTGACGGTCCCAGGGAGGATGCCTGCAGCTGAGGGCTCTCACCAAGCACTTGGGTCAGGATCAGTGACTGAGAGAGGCCCGAGCGCCCTTCTGAAACGCAAAGCCCACAGCAGAGGCTGGGTGCCCCAAGCCAACCCTTCCCTCTGACCCCCAGGATGAAAGGCAGGGTGATGGCGGTCTGTGGGGGTGACGGGCAGCACAGCACCCACTAGAGAACAAACAAGCACCCTTCACCGGAGACTGGACACTGGTCTGACATAGAGAACCCTGACCAGTGCATTGTGGCCGGCTGGGCACCCGGCTCACGACCCATGTATGACAAGTTCTTAGCCAGGCCAACTTACCTGTGGGGGCAGCGGAGAGAGAACCCACCTCTGGGGGCTGTTCCCCAGGGCAGGCGACCGTCTGCAGGGTCTAGCCCACAGGCCGCCAGGCTCTCAAATGCAGCCGGCCGGGAGCCTGACGTTGACCTTTATTCTGTCCCGTTCATCAGCGTGCACGGCCCGCATCAGACAGCAGCAGGGCTCTCCCTCTCCAGTGGGTGGTGATCTTGGGAGGGGCCACGCTCCGCTGAGTCCTCTCACCTGCAAACGCCAGGTGCTAGCGTTGGTTCAGGGGAAGCATCTCCTCACTTTAGCTTtgaacaaaaccagaaaagagaTTTCTCCACCCATGGTTTTCCCCCAGTCTGGATGGTGAAAGTgtgcagtggggagagggaggcctgAGAATCACAGTGGTCCCGAAGGGGTGGCCGGCGCCCACAGGGAAGACTAGTTCaacagggcaaaccactgcccaTCACTCCTGCAGGCCTCCCAGGACAAGGGGGTGCTGGGTGCATTGGTGGCCCCCAAGCAGGGGAGCCCAGTGGCACAGCTGGCTCAcccagagggtgagagagagatgTGCAGTGGGGAGTAGATGGTGTCCATCAGTGGTGGTGTCCAGGGCTGCCCTCAGGAGTGCATTCCTGAAGCTCTGTCCACGGAGCCTGCTGGCCACTCAGGCAGTGCTGCAAGTCTTCATGCCCGGGCACCAGGTGCCCCATGAGGCTCTGGAGGGCCCTGGCTCCAGAGCTCACCCTTCAGCAGCCTTGGTCACCACCTCCCTTCCTAGACCTGCCTCAAGGGAACAGTTCCTGTCGTCCAATTGCTAAGCTCTAGGTCACTTCCGCCTCCAGGACCAACACATCTGGGAAAAAAGTCCAGCGCAGGGCAGGCATCAGGAAATGCCTGGCTGTGTCCTTGGAGATGTGGTGCCTCCTGGCAGCGATCGACACAAATACACTGGGTCAGGCACAGAAGGGGGACAAAACCTCGGCCACTTGCATTTCCCGTCCGTCTCGTGTCCAAGTCAGCAGCCTTGACGTTGACAGGCTGTCAGCTCTTCCTGCCTGGACTCAGGAAGGGAGGGATCAAAGGGTTCCTCTGGCCCCATCCCTGTTGTTGAGCTAATAGGTCCCTCACCACCTGGCCTGGGAAAAACGCTTCACAGGCAGGTTTCAAGATGACTCATGACCACTGTCATTGTGGCCCCGTCCAGGTCACTCCGTGGGGACACTCACAGCAAGTAAAAGTCAATAAACAGGGGAAAACACGGGCCTGAGCCAGGGCCAGCCAGGGAAATGCTACAAGAGCAGAACTACCTGTTTTTGTCTTTCCGATAAGAGTCAGGGCTTCTCCCCTTCCTAGCCCCTAGCAGGCAGTGTCCTGTCCTGCACGACCAAGACCGTTATACCAGCTTCCATGGAAGAACACACAGGACAGGCACCGGCCTGAAAACAGGCCAGGGGTGCAGGCCCAAGTCCTTTTAGAAAAGGGACAACCGCCAAGTGAGGAATTTAACAAGGCCGGATGCACACCTGGGGCCACAAggtggcagtgggggaggggcgctCTGGCCGggctgggaggggcggggagaggaCGCAGGGAGGCGTGgccgggagggggctgggaggaggggctcgGAGCGTACCTCAGggaccccccgccccgcccaggaCCCGGCTGCAGGGAGACCCCGAGTCCCCGAGTCAGCCCGGACTCGCTCTTCCCGAGACACCCCGCGCGATGTGACTGGTCGCAAAGAAATGGACACTCAGGCAGCTTCCAAAAGAGGCGAAACCGTTTATCAAGGCGGCGCCGGCGCGGTATCTACAGTTATCTACAAATATCTACAAGTATCTACACCGCCTGCAGACGGGTTCTCGGGTCGTCTACACTGCAACTGCCAGCCGGGCCGGGGGACGTCGCGGTCTCGCGGAGAACAATAAATATCACTTCCTTCCGGCGCGAACCGCGCACTTTGGCACTGGCTGTGCGAACCCGGGGCCCTCGGGGCCGAGGAGGGACCCGCGGTGGCCCTGGGGCCAGGGAACTAGGTCCTTGGACAGCTCTGGGGCTGGCGGATGGAGGCCCCACGGCTTGGAGGCCCGGGAAGGGGGCCTGCGGTGGCCCCGGGCTGGGTGGACCGGACTCCCAGGCGGACGCCCACATTATCTGGGGCAGTAGTCGTAAGAGCCGGGCGGCGCGGCCCCGGCCGATGAGTACATGCTGGCGGCAGCCGccgcagcggcggcggcggcggcggctgcggggCTCACGGCGGGGTGGTGATGCGGATGCGCGTGCGGGTGCGCGTGCGCGTGGAACCCGTGGCCGCGCAGGCCCGGCAGCGGGTAGGGCGCTGGCCGGCTCTTGGCCCCGAGGTAGTGGTCGTAGGCAGTGGCCGGGTACTTGTAggggtggtggtgcagtggctccGACGCGCCGGGCGCCTCCAGGCGCAGCTCGGGGTGCGGGGGGCTGGGCCGGCCTCCGGGCGCGCCGGGCAGCGGGACGCCGGACCCGGGCAGCGCGGGGCTCAGCACCCGCGCCAGCAGCTGCGGCGGGTGCGCCGGGTCCCCGAGCACGGCCGGGCCGCCCGCGTCGCGCTCGAATTCTCGCCGGGCCTCGGCCGCGTCTGCGGGGAGGGCCGAGGGCTGAGTCGCGGAGAGGCCCGCGAGAACGCGCCTGCCCCCGCTCCGcgcccctgcccagccccgggCCCTCCCCGGGGGCCCGCGCCCTCCACTGGGAcggcgggcggggcgggcaggCGCAGCCGTCGGACCGGGCGGGCGAGTGCGCGCTTGCCCGCCGCCGCGGCCGTTGTGCAACCGGCGCGCGAAGGCCGCGAGCGCCCCTGCGGCGCGGGCGAGGCCGGGCGCTGCCTTCTGCCCAGATCCCACGACCCCGGCCCTACCTTTCTCCGCGCCGTTGGGCTGTGTGGGGGAGGCCACGGGGTTCCGCGAGCGCGCAAAGGCGCTCATGAGCGGCAGTGCGCCGGGCCGATGGTTCCGGGGCCTGCGGGAGGGAGGTGGGCGGCGTGTCAGGGGGCGCCCGGCCAGGGGCCCGCGCGCTCGCCGTCTCCTCGGGGATCACTCACCAGTCCTCGGGGTCGCAGTCTCGGAAACCTTTGGCGAAAGGGTTACTGGCGATCTTGAGCTGGGTAATCTGCAGGGAAGCGGGCACTGAACACCCGGCTCCAGCCCCTGTTCTTGGGGCCACCGGACCTCGGTGGAGCGGAGGGGAGCGTTAGGAGAGCCCTCCCCCACTCAGGAAGGGCCGCTCTACTCTCCGCTGACCAGAAATGCCTGGCTCACAACTGCTCCCTCCCCCGCAGGGGTTGTGCCTCTCtcctggggcaggggtgctggggAGACCCCTTTCTCGCTAAGGAACCTGTCTTTTCCGTCCCAAGTGATTAGGATAGAGACCCTGCTCCCCTGGCTGGGATGGGAATGTAGTCacttccaccccccaccccgctgtGGTCCAGAGTGGAGGGGCACCCTAGGAATCTGGGTAAACCGCGCATCAGGCCCCTGATGGGGAGTTTCCGGAATGGTTTGGAAAACAAACTTTCAGGCCACAGTGACAGTTCCCCCTTGAGAGGTCAACCTGATAGGAGGCTGGTCCGCCtgcagcagaggggagggggcggccTGAGGCTCTGAGGGTGGGTCTCCATCGAGTGGGGTTTCCAGGAATGGAACCTTCTGTCCCCCAGGCAGCAACTGAAAATTGCACCCCTGCCCAGAAGTGTTGACCGGGCCACCCAGGGCCTCACCCGGTGGTTCTGGTAGGCAGTGACCGCAGTGAAGCGTGTCTCCTCAAACACAAAGGTTTTGAAGTTCTCCTCGGCGTATTTCTCGCTGTCTTTGCGCGGGTCCACATAGACCACGTGGAAGCGTGGCTGGTATCTGTGCATGGAGTTGAGAATAATCTGGAAGAAAGGTGGTTAGGGCCGAGCTAGGAAACCAGCCAAGGTCCGGACCGGCAGTGAGCTTCCAGACAACTCGGCAGAACCCTGAGCTCCCAAAAGGAGGCTGGGCCGTGGGGCATCACCGCCTGGATTCCAAAGGCTGctgccctcaccccccaccccgcacgGCCCCATCCTTTCCAGTTAAAAAGCCTCCAGCAAAACacaaggagtggggagagggaagcagtgTGACCCACCAGTCCCTGAGCCCCTGACCAGAGGGCTAGCTCTCCTCGGCCTGTCCCTCATCCACACCCAAGCTGCCCAAGCTCTGCCTCTGGCTCCAGTCAGCAGGGACTCCCAAGGGCCTAATGGGGGACAGGGCGGTAGCCTGGGGGGGTCGCTCACATGGCCATTGTCGTCCAGCAGGTTGTTAGTCAGCTTCAGCTTGTCGAAGGAGACGATTTGCTTCATCCACTGTGCCCCCTTGGCCGGTGAGTCGGGGTGGTAGTGTACGCGGCCGGGCGTGGCGGGGTCTGCCTTCCCGGCCACCAGCCAGGATGAGCTGTGGAAGGCGTACCTGGGACGCCGGGGCAGGGGCCACAGCATGCTGGGGTGAGGGCCTTGCCGAGGGAACCCCGAAGGTGCCTCTGATGAGGTTCCCACAGGTGAACGGGGAGCTTTTCCAGGGGCAAtgtgaggaaagagaaaactCCCCGTCCTGATACACAAGCGGCAGGAAGCGACCAGAGGGAGGAAGCCGGGCCCTGGCGCCACATTTCGCCGCACGCGGGTCGCTGCTCTGGGCCTCCTGTGTCGCCGGCGCGGCGGGAGGCCAGATTGGGCCACGCCGGCGGCCTAGGGCGCAGGGCGGACCAGGTTCTCTTTATTAATTGCTGTTAATTGTCCGGGCGGCCAGGCCCGCCCTGCATAATCTCTCCTGGCCACCCCACCTTTCCTGCCAGCTCTGGGGCCCAGCGTtcccggggggtgggggaagggacgGGGTGCCGGCGCTCACCTCTCGGGAGAGGGGGACACGGAAAAGGCAGGGGCTGTGTGCGAGGGGCCAGACGGTGGGGGCCCAGCCTGCATGACCCCCTGAGGGCCACTCCCCAGaactgctgggggtggggggtgtgggtCTGGGGTctggcaggagtggggaggggcaccAGTCACTACTGTCCTGGGCCACCCACCCTCACCAGCCTGGCCAGGCAGGGACCCACCGGCCTCCAGGCCCGGCTGGGCGCTCACCGATAGCGCTTGTCGTCCACGGGCACAAAGTCCATGAGAAGCATGTAGTCGGCCATGGGGTCCATGCCAAAGAGCTTCACTTGGAAGGTGGGGAACATGCGCCTGGGGGCGGTGGGACCTCAGTCACCtcaggtgggggagggcagggcgaCCCACCTCCACCAGCCCAGGACATGGCCTCCCCGCCTGGCCGACTGCTGTGCTGGGTGGGGAGGCTCCTCATCACATCTCCCCTCACTCATCTGCTTGACTAACCCGACCAAGCCCCTGCCCAGCCGAGGGCGAGTGGACGGCAGGACAGCCCCCTGCCCCTTTTTAGAAACACAACAATGGCGAACTCAGTGCTCGAGCCAAGCCTCCACTCTTGAACACAGGCCTTTGGCTTCTTTCGCCAACTCTGCCCGTGTAGACCCAGCCTAGCAACTGCCGATCCAGCCGTCCCATCCCGAGCTAGCCTCAGCCGGCAGTAGCACCGGACCCCGGGATCCTCGGCCCTCGGGCAGGCCTCCCCTGCTCGATCTAATCAACCGCCCTAAGCTCCCGGCTCAAACAAAGTGAAAGCGAGGCAGCCCGTGTGATTCTGAGGAGTCCCAGTCGCCCTTTCGGCTGGATCTGTGGCTGCTCCCCAGTCCCTCCAGTAAGGCCGAGCCTTGGAGTCCACAGTCCCGACTCTGAGGCCCTGCCTCCCACCCAGTGCTGGAGTCTCCCCACCTTCCTCGGGGACACACGCAAGTTCCCAAGACGCAGCTACTCAGGGCTGACTTCGCTTGTGTCCTTGGGGTCCCCTAACTCTCCCCTCCCCGGGCTCCGACTCGGTGACTGACCCAGGCTCTGGAAAGGACATTCTGCGGCTCCTACCCTGGCCACTGGCCATGGGCCGGCCTTGCCCTGAGTGTGGGCCGCTGGGCCCTGGAGGACAGCATGAGGCCCCCACCTGCTGGTCCTGCAGCTTCCCCTCACAGGCAACTCCTTGCGGGCGGTGGGCAGAAAACAGATGCCAGCCCTCCTGGACAAGCCTGCCACGCCTGCCCTCGCCTCTGCAGGCCGCAGAGGTCTGCAGAATGCTGGCTTCTGGGGCGAGCCTGGCCCCGCCGAGGCCCTTGCTGGGCTGGACTGGGCCGGAGGCTGGGGCACAGTCCTcatggggtggcggggggaggcCAAGTGCCCAGGCCAGCAGGAGAGCCTGGAGAAGACCCCGTGATCTGGAGCTGGGCACAGGCCCCAGGCTCCCAGGGCGGACGCCGCGGCATGGAAAGAGAAACCACGAGCAGGCTCTGCAAACAGGCCCTGAGCTCCCGTTGGCTGTGTGGACCCAGAGCTGGTGTCTCCTGTGTACACTAGACACAGACCGGCACCCGCCTTTGTCTGCCGGTCAAATTGGTTGCATCGCAAAACTTGTTCCCCTTCTCTCTGGGCCCTTAAAACAAACACAGGCCAATTGAAGGCGGCGGCCCCAGCAGCAGAGCCAGGCCCCACCATCGCCCGAGACGTAGGCCTGAGAAGACTGGATAGCAATCTCCCCTGAAACAGCACAGTTTTGAAGGGTCTTAACTCTCTCCTACAACGTTCCAGACCATTGCCCCATGGCCGGGCAGCGCCTCTATTTAGCCCGGATGGACTGAACTAGGGAACCAAAGAAGGCAGTTTCCTCTGAAAAGTTGGGATCCACTGGGATCTGCCAGTTGGTGAGGCCCCTGGGAGGGCCCGGCGAGCTGAGCCGGCCCCTGCTTCAGGCGCCGGCGTCCTGGGGCTGAGGGTGCACCCGGGCGGCCGCGCTCCTCCGCCGGCCCCTCCGCCCGCGCGCCAGGCGGCTGTCGCCGGAGCCGGGACCCGGGAGCGAAGGAGCCGGCCGCGCCCCCACCCCGCTTGCCGGCCCCGCTCGCGTGCGTCGGACCGAGGCGCGCGGCTAGGGAGGGGCGCCCTGACCTGCCGGCCTTGGTGACGATCATCTCGGTGCCCAGCTGGTTGAACTCGTCCCACAGTGCCTTCATCTCCAGCTGCACGCTCACGCTGGCCACCTTCGCGTTCTTCTTCACCGGCGCCTTGGCGGCGGCCGCGCAGCTGGCCCCGGGGCCCTCAGGCTCGGCAGCGGCGCTGGTGGCGGCCCCGGCGGCCGGCGCGAACGGGTAGGCGTGCGGCGGGCCCGGGGcgccgggggcggcggcggcgcacGGCTCGTAGCGCGGCGGCGGGGGCTCGCGCGGGCCGTACGGGTCGGCGCCCGGCGACGCAGCGCCCGGGAagccccccgccgcccccaggCCGCTCAGGCTGCTGGCCGTGAAGGCTGCAACGTCGCAAAAGTGCGAGAGCTGCGTGAGCCACGGGCTGGACACCGCGGAGATCATGACCCGCGGGCCACACCGCCCCGCCGAGGTGAGCGCTGCCCCGCGCCCCGGGCCGAGTGGCGGGCGCGCGCTGCGCTGCGCCCCGGGCCGCGCCGCGCCGCCCCACGCCGCCGCCCGCGgagccgccccgccccgccccgccccgcgccgcgcccccgcccccgccgagACAatggcctcccccagccccctccccgcccccgcctcctCCCGGCCCCCCGACCGCCCGGACCGGCTCCCCCGAGCGAGCGCCCGCCGGCCGCCCCTAGCTCTGCCGCCCTCCCGCGTTGCACTTCTCTCTCCGGGCTCTTTGCAATTTGTTATTTCCTTACCTTTGTCTTCCTCGTTCAAGTCTCCCCTCCGcatcctctttcctccttccactATCTCTCTCGAGTCTCcttatttctgctttattttctgcctcttcctctttttcctgctAGCCCCTCAGcgctttgtctttcttttcagtCTGCCTGTCCCCCTCCTTTCTGCGTGCGTCTCTCTGTTATTCATggcttttaactctttttttttttgaataaaaactgaactctttctctttttctttttttatgactcaACTTTCTTTCGTAAAATTTCCTCCACTTTCTTCTCTTTCGTTCTTGccctcttcatttccttttcatctttcttcttttgggttttctgttttctctccttttctcaatttctttttctcccgcTGCCCCCCGCCTTTTCCGTGTCCCCTGACAATCTCAcgctcctctcctttcctcccgcCTCTCTGAGCTCACGGCCCCTCTGCCACCGCCTTTCTCTGGTCCTTCTTTCctgtcctcccagcctcccctcgCCCTCTTCTGCTCCTGTGTCTAGCTGCGTGCGGGTCTCTGTAGCGGGGTCCCCGGGCTGGAGGGTCCCCAGGCTGGACGGGGGCACAGAATTTGGGCAGGATGCCCCCCTTTCTCTCCACCCTAGAGTCCAAGCTAGAAGCCTGGAACTCACCCCGCCAGAGCTCCCTCCACCCGCTCTTTGCCCGGATCCTGCCAACCCTCTTTGCTTGGGCCCCACGGCAGCAGGGGCAGGGGATCTGGCGGGCGGGTCCGTGTAGACGTAGCAGGAGGCTCACCTTCCATGTCCCTGGTGACGGTGCTGAAGTGCATCCCGGCCGGGGATCCCAGCAGCCTGCGAAGCTTCGCCGGGTCGGAGAACCCGGGTCCCAGGCGAGCGGTGTGCTCTGCGGCCTCTGCTGCAACCAGAGAGGCAATGCTGAACGCGCTGGCCCGGGGAGACAGCGGGCTCCGTGCGTCCATAGGCGCCCGGCGGCCTGACCGGCGCCGCCTCCGACTGCGTGCACCCGGCCCCACCGAGGCCGGCCCAGCCCTCGGGCCCCGGGGGCGGGGGCCTGCGGTGCCACTCACAGCCGCCGGCCCTGGGCCCAGGGGATTATGGTGTCACGGCCCCCCACTCCGGGCCGGTGGCAGCCGAGGGGCCCTGATGGGTTGAGAGCCCTGGGGGTGTGGGCCCTCCTGCTTTTCAAGGTCCAGGCCCCTTGCCTCTGCTCCCAGGGGCCTCCATGACCAGCACCCCTTGGACATCCCGCTGCTCCCCGAGGCCTGGGTTCCCTCTGTACAGCGAAGCCATCAGCTTCCCCAGCCCCCGAGGGGAGGTGGGGACGCTGGGAGCGCCCAGCCCCAGCCCGAAGCAGTGGGGCACCGGCCCTGCCCCTGTCCTCCCGCCTCCTCTTCCCCGGCTGCCCCTGCACCTGGGTGAGGAGAGGGCAGTCCGGGCTCCGGCACTGGCCACAGGCGGACAGCCCCAGGGCCACGGCGTCGTCCTTTCCTCGGTGCTCAGGGACAGGACCCAGCCCAGCAAGCGGCCCCCAGCCCTCTTCGGTCGGCTCACTGTCGTGGCTGGGGACCCTGAGCAGAGGGACGCCGCCCAGGCCAAGCAGCCCGGGAGCCCGAGCGTCACGCGCACCCGCGCGCACCACCCGCCTCTGGCCAGGACGCTTATACATCCGGAGGGTGGGCAGTGCCCGCTCCTCCGACCTCCCCGCGCACCGGCCGGGTGCAGggagggccgggggcggggcctggactGGCCGAGGGAGCCGAGGACACGTCTGAGGAATTCAGGCCGCCGGCCGGGTCGTATGCTGCCCCTCGCTCACCACCCACCCCACAGCCAGCCTGCCCGCCTGGGAAGGCCCTGCTGCCCAGTTGGGCCTTCAGGCCCAGGCATCCCAGACGCTAAGACCTGACTTGGCCTGTGCTTCCACGCACCTACtgcctctgaggcctctctgccCAGTTCAGGGCATCCATGGCCTTCCAGTCCAGAGTCTCCCCAGCAGGGCGCCAGGCCTCCCTGCTGCCAGGATCCTCTCTGGCCCTGCACTGAGGCTCTGGCAGTCAGGCCTCCATTTCCAAGGCCTCTGTTGCTTTGCCTGCGCTTGcctggatgggggtgggaagcagcagcctcTCTCAGGGTTCTTACAGTCCCAGGGTCTCAGATCCCAGGCTAGAGGGGATGTTGGCTCTGAGGCAGGAAGGCCCAGAAACTGGGGACCTGGGAGTGGGCTCCAGTGGGAAACGCCTGGCTCCCGGGCCTGAGGTCCAGGAAAGATACATGGCTGGAGTCAAGTCGGTGAGCATGTGGGCCCTGCTGTGTGActggggtgggtgtgtgtgaCCTCAAGTACAGtgagccccgccccaccccctagGCTGGGGCTGCGGCTTTGTGGACCATGCCAGAAAAGGGAAACTGTTGCCAGGGTGTGCCCCCCACCCAGAGTGGCCATGTGGGGCTGTGACAGTGACAGTGATCTGTGGGGCCCAAGAGCAGGTCCAGGGAGTGGTGTGATGCGCCAGGCCTCCAGGACCCCAGCTGGAGATGCTCCTGGTGGAGGGAGAGCCCGGCTGGCAGGGGAGTTGGTGGGGGCAGGTCGTGGTGGTGCTGCAGGAGGGGAGCCCGTGCTGAGGGTCTGCACCTAGAGAGGCGTGCAGAGCGGTCACCGTGGGTACCTCTTGCTGGTGGTCTG
It contains:
- the TBX1 gene encoding T-box transcription factor TBX1, encoding MHFSTVTRDMEAFTASSLSGLGAAGGFPGAASPGADPYGPREPPPPRYEPCAAAAPGAPGPPHAYPFAPAAGAATSAAAEPEGPGASCAAAAKAPVKKNAKVASVSVQLEMKALWDEFNQLGTEMIVTKAGRRMFPTFQVKLFGMDPMADYMLLMDFVPVDDKRYRYAFHSSSWLVAGKADPATPGRVHYHPDSPAKGAQWMKQIVSFDKLKLTNNLLDDNGHIILNSMHRYQPRFHVVYVDPRKDSEKYAEENFKTFVFEETRFTAVTAYQNHRITQLKIASNPFAKGFRDCDPEDWPRNHRPGALPLMSAFARSRNPVASPTQPNGAEKDAAEARREFERDAGGPAVLGDPAHPPQLLARVLSPALPGSGVPLPGAPGGRPSPPHPELRLEAPGASEPLHHHPYKYPATAYDHYLGAKSRPAPYPLPGLRGHGFHAHAHPHAHPHHHPAVSPAAAAAAAAAAAAASMYSSAGAAPPGSYDYCPR